The following proteins come from a genomic window of Penaeus monodon isolate SGIC_2016 chromosome 22, NSTDA_Pmon_1, whole genome shotgun sequence:
- the LOC119587047 gene encoding LOW QUALITY PROTEIN: hornerin-like (The sequence of the model RefSeq protein was modified relative to this genomic sequence to represent the inferred CDS: inserted 1 base in 1 codon): protein MRVGTLTLALVAACSAWPTFPHKEKLPHPAPGFSFHSNSTSSNSSSSSNQNSASGNYTSTGNGFSFSHSSSNSSSSSADHSSSSSFSGFFSGDNSKGGAAFFGNSGSKFPFDFHAGGQAPSFDFHSLFAGGRVPVPGAQGSSVGNEGASSSTQLSPANSQGSLSHAHGSPGSQSTSGVSSAGIRPDGSGAPVNKQDSPPFTATTTNLHTVTPSSVGVHFTTDNPVSSATESTVYFQSTTFAPEDSTHKSFSHHHFEDETDVKSTNFASGQTPQQLDTPPGPKISTAGAHGLLSGQDTLPANTQELQSNNDFGFASFHFQTSTVSFQPDTQEAVTPVTPSDLDLPLDGFQRDYFDHSVGTQDSSVQLEAEPQRHHNDKHGLNDAQQSQDSLSRTEGIEYDFQSTQDTSSTGLQQPSFDYQSETEDSGAITTDFLNFQQANKAQTPEFLLKTDVFDAGNQETSFGLQHTTQASSFGFPTNTNTFASATDGSAAGTGSSNSNIGSSSEYESATNSFFSSTQAPISSDVPASPSASQFDYXYHNDDSTTFLSTSPIVTKPAFPPFPSSAGNLPAPESQLPSTEFKLGTSDSSVQAEVPSSGVQSDFSLSDSETSAPEFQFNAGFSSNQNYDTQESSYSEQPNTHSGISDASVNIHALKSGTHGTRELASGSDFVSDTSSSVQIGDEQSSIHNSPVETLGSFGLHSAALGPSITTEDQSFQTDLPGASTDYDTQEAALGIHQGTFTSVSDVQEHSGDFNLRVDDILPNSLDSSQGHRGDTHGSATGGQHLAHDLQHGREESQSGHNYETHGPSTTEPSFGLPLDITTSATSDSNQSNVNRVTLGTGEFHEDTERDSATANHGLSSGNNRGLIIDNQDPATGIHSTAFIKFGSSVDDDYDLLVDSQDLTTGVQGAATPFDFLSTDSQNFDVNDHDSLTNDQFSSVNIHALDSHGTESNNPLLPTDSYTDDKDLFSPTVDHDSDQTSSADHFLSASNQFSTDESQLSSDNINSDTVNQFSTGDNQFLSTGSQFSSASNQFSSDDYDSPVDSQFSSSADYDGPALDNEFSSTGHQLSSTTNQFSSFDNHEVDNQFSSDSTADNQFLSSVNQFSSTDDEYSSSDDYDNQSSSTPNPFSQSSNFDSTNTQFTSINSRVLGSTDSAAENQSSSFDRYDSTTDGQLKSDSSIQFSSSANRNAATGNPSSSSGSHDSQAGAHFSASGSQGSLFAFSSSGRASGSSSGYASHGVKRPSSLGQRSGSGMVGSSGLTGFIVHLTGKGAVHAGSCPTLRKDCAASRSAPKTCLNDSSCGPSERCCFDTCSAALWVCTPSVLPA, encoded by the exons A TGCGCGTGGGCACCCTGACCCTGGCGTTGGTGGCAGCGTGCTCCGCCTGGCCGACTTTCCCGCACAAGGAGAAGCTGCCACACCCCGCGCCCGGCTTCTCCTTCCACTCCAACTCCACCTCGTCcaactcctcctcgtcctccaacCAGAACTCCGCCTCGGGCAACTACACCTCCACCGGCAACGGCTTCAGCTTCAGTCACTCTTCCTCCAACTCGTCCTCTTCCTCGGCGGACCACTCgtcttcctcgtccttctccgG GTTTTTCTCTGGAGATAATTCCAAGGGCGGGGCCGCTTTCTTTGGAAACAGCGGAAGCAAATTCCCCTTCGATTTTCACGCCGGAGGCCAAGCGCCCTCCTTTGATTTCCACTCGCTCTTCGCCGGGGGTCGCGTGCCCGTCCCCGGCGCTCAGGGATCCTCTGTCGGAAACGAGGGAGCGTCGTCTAGCACGCAGCTCTCTCCTGCCAACAGCCAAGggtctctctcacacgcacatggAAGCCCAGGGTCTCAGTCCACTTCTGGTGTTTCTTCTGCCGGTATTAGACCCGATGGCTCTGGGGCTCCGGTAAACAAACAAGATTCTCCACCATTCACCGCCACCACGACTAACCTACATACGGTTACTCCATCAAGTGTTGGTGTCCATTTTACCACTGATAACCCTGTGTCGAGTGCAACTGAGTCCACTGTGTATTTTCAGTCCACAACCTTTGCTCCAGAAGATAGTACTCACAAgtcattttctcatcatcattttgaaGACGAGACCGATGTGAAATCTACCAACTTTGCTTCCggccaaacaccacaacaactgGACACACCGCCCGGCCCAAAAATATCAACAGCTGGTGCTCATGGATTACTTTCTGGTCAGGACACATTACCAGCAAATACTCAAGAATTGCAAAGTAACAACGATTTTGGTTTTGCGTCGTTTCATTTCCAGACGAGCACTGTGAGTTTTCAGCCTGATACTCAGGAGGCTGTCACTCCTGTCACTCCTAGTGATCTCGATTTACCTTTAGATGGATTTCAGAGGGATTATTTTGATCACTCTGTTGGGACACAGGATTCCTCTGTTCAACTTGAAGCTGAACCACAGAGACACCATAATGACAAACACGGCTTGAATGATGCTCAACAGTCCCAAGATTCCCTTTCCAGGACTGAAGGTATAGAATATGATTTCCAGTCAACCCAAGACACTTCATCAACTGGCTTACAGCAACCGTCATTCGATTATCAAAGTGAGACTGAAGATTCAGGTGCTATTACTACAGACTTTTTGAATTTTCAGCAAGCAAATAAGGCTCAGACACCTGAATTTCTGCTAAAAACTGATGTTTTTGATGCCGGAAACCAGGAAACTTCATTCGGACTCCAACACACCACTCAAGCTTCTAGCTTTGGCTTCCCAACCAACACAAATACTTTTGCAAGTGCCACCGATGGATCTGCAGCAGGCACAGGCAGTTCCAATTCAAACATTGGATCATCAAGTGAATATGAAAGTGCCACTAACAGTTTCTTCTCTAGCACTCAAGCACCAATCTCAAGTGACGTACCAGCTTCACCATCTGCTTCCCAGTTTGatt gttatcataatgatgactCCACTACGTTCTTGTCTACTTCCCCTATAGTAACAAAGCCAGCATTCCCACCTTTTCCTTCATCTGCTGGCAATCTTCCTGCACCAGAAAGTCAATTGCCATCAACTGAATTTAAGTTAGGAACAAGCGATTCTTCAGTGCAGGCCGAAGTACCCTCTTCTGGTGTTCAATCTGATTTTTCATTGAGTGATTCAGAGACATCAGCACCTGAATTCCAGTTTAATGCTGGCTTCTCTAGTAATCAAAACTATGATACCCAGGAATCTTCCTACAGTGAACAACCTAACACACATTCTGGGATCTCTGATGCTTCTGTTAATATACATGCATTAAAATCAGGCACCCATGGCACAAGAGAATTGGCGTCAGGTTCTGATTTCGTGTCAGATACCTCTTCCAGTGTTCAAATTGGAGACGAGCAAAGTAGTATTCACAACTCTCCTGTGGAAACGCTGGGATCCTTTGGCCTCCATTCTGCTGCTCTCGGTCCTTCTATTACTACTGAGGATCAGAGTTTCCAGACTGACCTCCCAGGTGCCAGTACTGATTACGACACACAAGAAGCAGCACTTGGCATCCACCAGGGTACCTTTACTTCTGTTTCTGATGTGCAGGAACATTCTGGTGATTTCAACCTTAGAGTCGACGATATTCTTCCAAATTCGCTAGATTCAAGCCAGGGCCATCGCGGTGACACCCATGGTTCTGCTACTGGAGGGCAACATTTAGCCCATGATTTGCAACATGGCAGAGAAGAATCACAGTCTGGACACAATTATGAAACTCATGGTCCTAGTACAACAGAACCATCCTTTGGACTTCCATTAGATATTACAACTTCTGCGACATCGGATTCAAATCAGAGTAATGTCAACAGAGTAACTTTGGGAACTGGAGAATTCCACGAAGACACTGAAAGAGATTCAGCCACTGCAAATCATGGTTTATCATCTGGCAACAACCGTGGGTTAATCATTGATAACCAAGATCCAGCCACCGGTATTCATAGTACAGCTTTTATCAAGTTTGGTTCATCAGTCGATGATGACTATGACTTACTTGTTGACAGTCAAGATTTAACTACAGGAGTCCAAGGAGCAGCTACACCTTTTGACTTTTTATCTACTGATTCGCAAAATTTTGATGTGAATGATCATGACTCACTTACGAATGACCAATTCTCTTCTGTTAACATTCATGCTCTAGATAGCCATGGAACCGAATCAAATAACCCACTTCTGCCAACAGACAGCTATACAGACGACAAAGATCTATTTTCACCTACTGTTGACCATGATTCTGACCAAACTTCGTCAGCCGACCATTTTCTGTCAGCAAGCAACCAATTTTCCACAGACGAAAGTCAATTATCGTCTGACAACATTAACTCGGACACAGTTAACCAATTTTCGACTGGAGACAACCAGTTTTTGTCAACAGGAAGTCAGTTTTCTTCCGCTTCCAACCAGTTTTCATCAGATGACTATGATTCACCTGTAGACAGCCAGTTTTCATCCTCTGCCGATTATGATGGCCCAGCTTTAGACAACGAATTTTCGTCGACAGGACACCAGTTATCATCCACAACTAATCAATTTTCTTCCTTTGACAACCATGAAGTAGACAATCAATTCTCATCGGACTCAACTGCAGACAACCAATTTTTGTCATCGGTCAACCAGTTCTCATCAACAGACGATGAATACTCTTCATCTGATGATTATGACAACCAGTCTTCCTCTACACCCAATCCGTTTTCTCAGTCTAGCAACTTTGACTCAACGAACACACAATTCACATCGATTAATAGTCGAGTCCTTGGCAGCACCGACTCAGCAGCAGAAAACCAATCCTCGTCCTTCGACAGATACGACTCAACCACAGACGGCCAGCTCAAGTCCGACTCGAGCATCCAGTTTTCATCCTCAGCCAACCGCAACGCAGCCACAGGCAACCCGTCCTCCTCCAGCGGCAGCCATGACTCCCAGGCCGGCGCCCACTTCTCGGCGTCCGGCTCCCAGGGATccctcttcgccttctcctcgAGCGGCCGAGCTTCCGGGTCGTCCTCGGGTTACGCGTCCCACGGGGTCAAGAGGCCCTCCTCGCTCGGCCAGAGGTCCGGGTCCGGCATGGTCGGGTCTTCCGGCCTGACGGGGTTCATCGTCCACCTCACCGGCAAAGGGGCAG tCCACGCCGGTTCCTGCCCGACCCTGAGGAAGGACTGCGCCGCCAGCAGGAGTGCCCCGAAGACGTGCCTCAACGACTCCTCCTGCGGGCCGTCGGAGAGGTGCTGCTTCGACACGTGCAGCGCCGCCCTCTGGGTGTGCACGCCCTCCGTGCTCCCGGCGTGA